The Grus americana isolate bGruAme1 chromosome 29, bGruAme1.mat, whole genome shotgun sequence genome contains the following window.
ACGGCCCATAGAAGCCACTGCGGTAGGTGTTGTAGCGACGGTAGGGCCGGCTGTACCCACTGCCCAGGCCTGAATAGCCAAAGCTCCCAAATCCCAAGGAGCTGCCAGAGGAGATGGGGACCCCTCCAGCACTGAGAGCGCTCCCAACAGCTGCAGATGCTGAGGATCCCACAGCGGTGttctgggggaaggagctgaggatgggtccaggcagggtcaccaccacgggaGAGGGCTGGATCACCACTGTCgagtcctggcactgcctgacacagggctcgttgcagctgtttgCCAGCGGGGTTGGGCCGCAGGGGGTGGGAGGACACAGGTCGTAGCAAGACATGTCTGTGGGATGGAGGTAAatctgaaacacaaaaaagaaagaaaaacaatagaagaatttaaacaaaactcAATTTGTACAGCTGAAATTCTCTGACAAGGGCAGTATATAACAAACTAATAGATTCACAGGGAGCAAGATGTCATTTTTCACCAGATCCAGAGGAAGTACTTTGAAAACAGGGTTGAGCTTGCACTTTCTTTAAGGAGTCTGCTAGGGAAGGTAGCACTAGTGCATCTCAGTCAGGAACTCACCTTGAAGCCTCTATGATTAGTCAACTCACGCAGGAACCAGGGTACACGCTGGTGTTGATAACCTCTTCGTTCACATTGCAGAGTGCCCTAACCACATGGCCATAACGCTATCCTGGGAAAAGGCACTTTAAACACTTCCCTTTGCAGTTGTGGCTGCACACAGGAAAACTATTAGGGCTCTGTGTGTCCTAGAGAAGTGGAGGTAGCCTTCAGATGAAGGCGCTCTGCTGGAACAGGTAAGACTCAGCTTGTTATTCCTGATCCAAGGCTTGCCTCTTTGCTAAACAGTCAATAATTACAAACATCCTACCTAATGTTAATACAGCAAATAACCCTTCAGGTTTCATTCCTATTGCTTCCTCTCATGCATGTTCTATCTTGGTGGTCCCTTCTCCCAGTTTTAGAAAGTGGAAAACAGAAGCTTAAGCACTTAAAATTTGTTCATTAAGAAATGGAAGGACAGGCAGTTGAATTCAGGAACACTTTTAGTTTTGTGTATTGCTATTAATAGTGAAAACATCAGTAGATCTCAGAAGCTGCAGTGCACCTCTGTCCACAGTTGTTTGGAAGATGGAGAAGCAACTGGTTAAAGTCACTCTTTGCCTGTGGAAGAACTACAAATTGAGTTTCAAAGGCAGGCATGGACTGATGATAGTTTTCTGTGTGGAGAGCTGGTGACCCAGGACTGCCAGTATCGGCCAGCATCCCCATGTTCTTCTGATCTTCTGGCCTTAGCTGAATTTTCCAGACCAGCACACTACTCTGAACAGACCCAAGAATTTCTACAGATATTTTGTGTTCAGCTGCAGGATCTGAAAACTTGTTTGGATCCCAAAGTGGAATAAATAGACCTAACTGGCTAATTTGTGTCTAAC
Protein-coding sequences here:
- the LOC129197633 gene encoding feather keratin 1-like; translated protein: MSCYDLCPPTPCGPTPLANSCNEPCVRQCQDSTVVIQPSPVVVTLPGPILSSFPQNTAVGSSASAAVGSALSAGGVPISSGSSLGFGSFGYSGLGSGYSRPYRRYNTYRSGFYGPC